The sequence below is a genomic window from Candidatus Oleimmundimicrobium sp..
AATTTCGTTGATAGCCGTCAAATCATCAAAACTTGCGTTCTTTAACTCCTCTATGGATGGAAAATGCTGTGCGAGAACATCCGATATATGAGAACCGACATGTCTTATCCCTAATCCAAATAACACTCTTGAAAACGGCCTCTTTTTGGAATTATTAATAGTATCGTAGAGATTTTCAGCTGATTTTTCTTGGAAATGCCCTATTTTACTAAGCAATTCTTCCTTGGAAAGAAAATATAAATCTGCAATATCTTCTATTACTTTATTCTTCAAAAGTTCATCAACAACCGCCGGGCCCAAGCCATCAATATCCATAGCGCCCCGGCTTGCCCAATGCAAAATATGTTTAAACCTTTGAGCCGGACATGAGATATTTGTGCATCTCTTTACTGCATCGCCGGGAGGCCTTATGGCTTCAGCTCCACAAACGGGACATCTATCCGGAATCTTATAAATCCTTTCATCACCTGTACGTCTGCTGGTAATGGGAGCTACTACTTCAGGGATAACATCGCCCGCCTTTTGCACCACCACCCAGTCGCCAATACGGATGTCTTTCCTCCTCATCTCGTCTTCGTTGTGAAGAGTGGCTCTGCTTACGATTGAGCCCGCGACTTTAACCGGCTCTAATACCGCAACGGGAGTAAGCGCCCCGGTTCGGCCCACACTAATTATTATATCTTTGACTTTTGTTGTTTTTTGCTCAGCGGGAAATTTATACGCAATCGCCCACCGAGGAGATTTGGAAGTAGCTCCAAGCTTCTCTTGTTGCTCAAGAGAATTAACTTTTACAACTATTCCATCTATTTCATAAGGAAGAGAGTCCCTTTCCTCTTGCCACTTCTCACAGAAATTAAAAATCCCATCTCTCGTTTCGACATGCCGGATAAACTTGCTTACTTTAAAACCGGCTTTCTTTAAAAACTGCAAAACATCCCAATGAGTTTTAAAACCTTCCCCACTTGTGAACCCAAGCGCGTAAAAAATTGAGTCAAGCTCTCGCCGTGCGGTAATGCCGGGGTCCAATTGCCTTAACGAACCAGCTGCCGCGTTTCGAGGGTTTGCAAAAAGCGTTTCCTCTTTTTTGGACCGCTCCTTATTTATCTCCTTAAATTGTTTTTTGGAAATATAGGCTTCGCCTCTAACTTCTAAGAAACCGGGTGGCTTATTTAATCTAAGTTTTAATGGAATTGAGCGAATAGTTTTTATGTTAGACGTAATTTCTTCGCCAACTTCGCCATCGCCTCGAGTGGCACCAGTGACCAGCAATCCGTTTTCATACATAAGAGATATCGCTGTGCCATCTATCTTGAGCTCACAAACATAATCTATTTTTTCGCCGGGAAGCCCTCTCTCGACTCGATCCAAAAATGCCGAGAGTTCATCAAAAGAAAATACGTCACCAAGACTCATCATTTTAGTTCTATGCCGAACAGGTAAAAATCCTTCGGCCGGGGGAGCCCCAACCCTTTGAGTTGGTGAATCAGGGGTAATGAACTCAGGATGTGCTTCTTCAATGGCAATGAGCTCCTTCATAAGTTCATCATATTCGGCATCAGAAATCTCCGGGGAATCCAGCACATAATAGCGGTAGTTATGGTAATTAATTAAATCCCTAAGTTCCTTTGCTCTTTTTTCGATGTTGGAAATATCGCTTATAGTCGTAACCTCCCAATCAAAACTGATAAAAATTATTATACAAGAAAATTAGAAAGTTAGGAGTTATTAGTGAAAAGTGCTGATGGCTGATGGCTGCCCGCCGCTGGCGGGGCTGATAGTCAACATAAGGATAAAGGGTGATAAATGGAGGGTAAGGTTAGATTTATTCAAATTATTCAAATCTTACTCTCCGTTTTCAATTTCTCCACGCAAATGATATATTAGCTATTCCTCTATTTTCTTTTTAAATAGCTTTTTAAGTTTCGGTAATAATTTTCATGTGATCCAATCATTATTAATTCTAACCCATCATCAACAATTCTGTAGGAAAGTAAATATTGAATCGTTTTGATTTTAAATTTATGAATATAGACACTCCTTAGATCCCCTTTCTTCTCTTCTTCGACAAGAGGATTTTCTTGTATCCTTTTAACTCCTTCATCTAATATTTCTTTTTCTCGTTTTGAAAACTTTTTGATTTTATTTTCAAAAGTTCTTGATTGATAAATTTTCATCAGTTACTATCCAAACCTATATTCCGACTTTTCGCCATGCTCTAATTCTTCCAGCCCCATAAGTATTTCTTTAATAAGACTATAAGTTAAGTCTGGGTTTTCTTCAGCGCATTTGCCAACCTTCGCCCAGTGCTCTATTTGCCCTGTTATAGACCTGTGTTCAATACGACTATATTTTTTAGCCGCGTTGGCCAATTCTTCTGATATTCTTACTGCTGTTGCCATTTTTAATACCTCCAACTATAATTGAGTTGCATTTTGTTATCACTTTACATTAAAACATAGCAAAATGCAACATTTTGATTGAGTTCTATACCTGTCTGCCGACAGGCAGGCATATTCAACACAGAAGGGCTTTCATTATCCGGAGGATAACCCTCTGGGTTAGACATTCTTTTTTACTTCTTAAACTCAATTGGGGTAAGCATGATTAGAAAGGTAAAAGAAACCGAAAAGAAAAGTTGAGAATGGAGTATCTATCATTTTAAATTTCTATTTTATTGGAAGTAATACCACGGTTAAGGAAC
It includes:
- a CDS encoding type II toxin-antitoxin system RelE/ParE family toxin, encoding MKIYQSRTFENKIKKFSKREKEILDEGVKRIQENPLVEEEKKGDLRSVYIHKFKIKTIQYLLSYRIVDDGLELIMIGSHENYYRNLKSYLKRK
- the ligA gene encoding NAD-dependent DNA ligase LigA is translated as MIIFISFDWEVTTISDISNIEKRAKELRDLINYHNYRYYVLDSPEISDAEYDELMKELIAIEEAHPEFITPDSPTQRVGAPPAEGFLPVRHRTKMMSLGDVFSFDELSAFLDRVERGLPGEKIDYVCELKIDGTAISLMYENGLLVTGATRGDGEVGEEITSNIKTIRSIPLKLRLNKPPGFLEVRGEAYISKKQFKEINKERSKKEETLFANPRNAAAGSLRQLDPGITARRELDSIFYALGFTSGEGFKTHWDVLQFLKKAGFKVSKFIRHVETRDGIFNFCEKWQEERDSLPYEIDGIVVKVNSLEQQEKLGATSKSPRWAIAYKFPAEQKTTKVKDIIISVGRTGALTPVAVLEPVKVAGSIVSRATLHNEDEMRRKDIRIGDWVVVQKAGDVIPEVVAPITSRRTGDERIYKIPDRCPVCGAEAIRPPGDAVKRCTNISCPAQRFKHILHWASRGAMDIDGLGPAVVDELLKNKVIEDIADLYFLSKEELLSKIGHFQEKSAENLYDTINNSKKRPFSRVLFGLGIRHVGSHISDVLAQHFPSIEELKNASFDDLTAINEIGPAVAESVIKFFEQERNLKVVEKLKRAGVNMRELVETDAPKKLDGLTFVLTGTLSRFAREEAGEKIKALGGRISSSVSKKIDYVVAGENPGSKFDKAKSLGVKIINEEEFIKLIGD